From the Platichthys flesus chromosome 6, fPlaFle2.1, whole genome shotgun sequence genome, one window contains:
- the LOC133955387 gene encoding high choriolytic enzyme 1-like: MSKYALSLLILLVASDGSWAEEKDLPVSELLWRANRDVVRRVDEPLVIDDIAYDNENERNSDPCVNNGCMWPKSADGNVYVPYTIASHYASRERSIIERGLQSFNEVSCIRFVQRTGQRDFLSIKSDTGCYSFVGRRGYSQTLSLARQGCLYHNTVQHELLHALGFNHEQCRSDRDQYIRIMWENIQPGLAYAFDKIDTLNMDTPYDYNSVMQYHRFAFSANNKATMEPIPNSNVEIGMATQMSSNDIQRLNRLYKCSMFKPC; the protein is encoded by the exons ATGTCGAAGTACGCTCTCAGTCTCCTGATCCTCCTCGTGGCCTCTGACGGTTCCTGGGCTGAAGAGAAG GATCTGCCTGTCTCTGAGCTCCTGTGGAGAGCCAACCGTGATGTTG TGCGTAGGGTGGATGAGCCCCTTGTCATAGATGACATCGCCTATGACAATGAGAATGAGAGAAACAGTGATCCGTGCGTCAACAACGGCTGCATGTGGCCCAAGTCGGCTGATGGAAACGTGTACGTGCCCTACACCATCGCCTCACATTACG CTTCCCGTGAGCGCTCCATCATCGAGCGAGGGCTGCAGTCCTTCAACGAGGTCTCCTGCATTCGCTTCGTCCAAAGAACCGGCCAGAGAGACTTTCTGAGCATCAAGTCTGACACCGG CTGCTATTCCTTCGTTGGCCGCCGTGGTTACTCCCAAACATTGTCTCTAGCCCGTCAGGGCTGCCTCTACCACAACACCGTCCAGCACGAGCTGCTCCACGCCCTCGGCTTCAACCATGAGCAGTGTCGCTCCGACAGAGACCAGTACATCCGAATCATGTGGGAGAACATCCAGCCCG GTTTGGCGTACGCCTTCGACAAGATCGACACTCTGAACATGGACACCCCCTACGACTACAACTCTGTCATGCAGTACCACAG GTTTGCCTTCTCTGCAAACAATAAGGCCACCATGGAGCCCATCCCCAACTCTAATGTAGAGATAGGCATGGCCACCCAGATGAGCAGCAATGACATCCAGAGACTGAACAGGCTGTACAAGTGTTCAATGTTTAAACC GTGTTAA